The Bradyrhizobium sp. B097 genome contains the following window.
CCGACGCCGAAACCGGCGACGGCCTCAACAACCTCGACTACGCCTATATCGCCGCCGAGCTCGGCAAGAGCCCGCTGGCCTCCGAGACGATGAACTGCTCGGCGCCTGATACCGGCAACATGGAGGTGCTGGAGCGCGTCGGCACCAAGGCACAGAAGGAGAAGTGGCTGAAGCCGCTGCTCAACGGCGAGATCCGCTCGGCCTATGCGATGACCGAGCCGAACGTCGCCTCCTCCGACGCCAAGAATATCTCGACCACCGCAAAGCTGGTCGGCGACGAGTGGGTGATCAACGGCGAAAAGTATTACATCTCCGGCGCCGGCGATCCGCGCTGCAAGATCATGATCGTGATGGTGAAGACCAATCCCGACGCGGCGCCGAGCAAGCAGCAGTCGCAGATCCTGGTGCCGATCGACACCCCCGGCGTCGAGATCCTGGGCCCGATGCACGTGTTCGGCCATGACCATGCGCCGCGCGGCCACATGCATCTGCGCTTCAACAATGTGAAGGTGCCGAAGGAGAACATGCTGCTCGGCGAAGGCCGCGGCTTCGAGATCTCGCAGGTCCGCCTCGGACCGGGCCGCATCCATCACTGCATGCGCACCATCGGCAAGGCCGAGAAGGCGCTCGACATGATGGTGCAGCGCGGCCTCACCCGCGAAGCGTTCGGCAAGAAGATCGCCCATCTCGGCGGCAACATGCAGATCATCGCCCAGGCGCGCTGCGAGATCGAGGCGATGCGCCTGATGGTTTTGAAGGCGGCCAAGGCGATGGACGTGCTCGGCAACAAGGAAGCCCGCGTCTGGGTCTCGATGGTCAAGGCCATGGTGCCCGAGCGCGCCTGCAAGGTGATCGACCAGGCGATCCAGATGCACGGCGCCACCGGCATCTCGCAATGGTCGCCGCTCGGCGAAATGTACCAGGACGTCCGCCATCTGCGCTTCGCCGACGGTCCGGACGAGGTGCACTGGATGGTGGTCGGCCGCCACGAGCTGAGCATGACGTAGTTTCCACTCCTCCCTCTCCCCGCGCTTTGCAGGGAGAGGGGCGCACTGCGAAAATATCGAAAACAACCCCATGCAAAGTAGCCGGCGGCGCGCCGGCATTCGACATGACAACTTGACATGTCGGGCAAATCAGCGGCATTATTCTATTATTCGGAAATTGCGCGGCGCGCCTCACCCGCGCTATGGGACGTGGCGGTAGCCATATGCGTGCGCCTGCCGCAAGCGGGGCGAGGCAAGAGTGCAAGAGACCAAATCTGCAAGGGCGGGTTCACGCGAGTGTAACCCGCCTTTTGCTTTCCGAGCCGCACGCGGCGGATTACGCTTCGCTACCCGCCCACCAAAGTTCCGGACAACCGCATGGAATACGCCGCAAGCGACCTCACCCAGCGCGAACGCTACAAGGTGCTGACCTCCTTCGTGCTGCCGCGACCGATCGCATGGGTAACAAGCCAAAACGCGGATGGCGTGGTCAATGGGGCGCCGTTCTCGTTCTTCAACGTATTCTGCGAAGACCCGCCGCTCTGCATGTTCGCGGTCAACCGCAGGCCGGATGGCCGCGAGAAGGACACTATGATCAACATCCAGCGCCTCGGCGAGTTCGTGGTCAACCTGACCGACGAGCCACTCGCGCGCGCGATGCACGAGACTTCGGGCGATTTCCCGCCCGAGATCGGCGAGCCCGACTATCTCGGGCTGAAGCTCGCGCCCTCCAGCAGGATCGCGGTGCCCCGGCTTGCCGACGCGCCTTTCGCGATGGAGTGCAAGACCTGGAAGCTGATCGACGTCAACGGCGACCGCCAGTTGATCATGGGCGAAGGCATCCACTTCCACATCCGCGACGAATTGTGGGATCGTGACGCGATGCGCGTCCACATGGAGCGCTACCACCCGATCGGCCGCATGTTCGCCGACCGCTACTGCCGCACCGACGACCGCGTGGTGTTTCCCGCACCCGAAGGCGCAAGGAAGAAATAGGACAAGACAATGAGCGAAGCATTCCGCGACAACCCGGCACAGAGCCGGTTCGAACTTGACGTCGATGGCACCACCGCCTTCGTGGTCTACCGCAAGACGCCGGATACGATCACGCTGGTGCATACCGTGGTGCCGCCTGAGCTCGGCGGCCGCGGCATCGGCTCAAAACTCGCCCGCGCGACGCTCGACGCCGTCCGCGCGCAGAACATCAAGCTCGTCGTGAAGTGCGAGTTCATTCAGGGCTTCATGAAGAAGCATCCGGAGTACGACGATCTGCTGGGGTGACGCGCCGATGCGTAGGGCGGGTTAGCGCAGCGTCTCACTCCGTCATGCCCGGCCTTGTGCCGGGCATCCACGTCTTTGCATCACGTGGAATGAAAGACGTGGATGGCCGGGACAAGCCCGGCCATGACCAGTTTTGTCACGACGCCGCCTGATCGCCGATCTTGTCCTGCGTCCTGGTCTCGAAATCGCCGGCGTCATGGCGCTCCTGGAGCTGGCTCGACGGCTCGCCCCAGGTGCGGTTGACCATGCGGCCGCGCTTCACCGCGGGCCGCGCCGCGATCGCGTCGGTCCAGCGCTGCACGTTCTTGTAATCCTGCACCGAGAGGAATTCGCCGCCGCCGTAAAGCAGGCCCTTGGCGAGGCTGCCGTACCACGGCCACACCGCCATGTCGGCGATGGTGTAGACATCACCCGCAAGATATTCGTTGTCGGCGAGCCTGCGGTCGAGCACGTCGAGCTGCCGCTTGACCTCCATCGCAAAGCGATCGATGGCGTATTCGATCTTGGTCGGCGCATAGGCATAGAAGTGCCCGAAGCCGCCGCCGAGATAGGGCGCCGAGCCCATCTGCCAGAACAGCCACGAGAAGGTTTCCGCGCGGGTCTTCACATCGCTCGGCAGGAACGCGCCGAACTTTTCCGCGAGGTAGACCAGGATCGAGCCCGACTCGAACACCCGGATCGGCTCCGGTCCGCTGCGGTCCATCAGCGCCGGGATCTTCGAATTCGGATTGACCGCAACGAAGCCGCTGCCGAACTGGTTGCCGTCGATCTTGATCAGCCAGGCGTCGTATTCCGCGCCCTTGTGACCCGCCGCGAGCAGCTCTTCCAGCATCACGGTGACCTTGACGCCGTTCGGCGTCGCCAGCGAGTACAGCTGCAGCGGATGACGGCCGACCGGCAATTCCTTGTCATGGGTCGGACCGGCGATCGGCCGGTTGATGCTGGCGAAGCGTCCGCCGCTCTCCTTGTTCCAGGTCCAGACTTTCGGTGGCTCGTAGGCAGAGGTGTCAGACACGTCGTTGGCTCCCGGTTCATGTTCTTCCAAGGTGGCGCGGCGGCCGCCGGATCCATCCCATGTCCGCACTAGATGGTGCGCACACTGCGCTTTGCCCACCCCGCGCGATCGCATTTTCTACCTTGCGGAATGCACAGCGAGGGATGCAGCCAGAGCAGCGCCTGCACGCAAGATCGCCGTAGCGGAAACCAGCTTGGCTTGACCATCCATGATGCGCTAGCGTCGCGGAAGCCTGATGCCAACAAGCACAAAAAACGGCTGCCGGGAGAAAACCAGTCCATGAAATCACCGATCTGCGACATGCTGGGAATTGAATTCCCTCTGCTGGCTTTCAGCCATTGCCGCGACGTGGTAGCGGCGGTCAGCCGCGCCGGCGGCTTCGGCGTGTTCGGCGCGACCCGGTACTTGCCGGAGACGCTGGAGCAGGAATTGAAATGGATCGACGATCACGTCGACGGCAAGCCCTACGGCATCGACGTGCTGATCCCCGAGAATATCTCGACCGCGGGTGAGAAGAACGTCACCTGGAAGAGCCTCGAGAAACGGGTCTCGCAGGAGCATCGCGATTTCACCCGCAATCTGCTCAAGAAATACAACATCGAGCTCACGGCGCAGAGCGTTGCCGACAACCAGCCGCAGCCGTTCGATGCCGAGACTGCGCTGCAATTGCTCGAGGTCTCGTTCCGCCATCCGATCCGGCTGATCGCCAACGCGCTCGGCGTGCCGCCGAAGGCGATGATCGAGATGGGCCGCAAGCACGGTGTGCCGGTGGCGGCGCTGGTCGGCTCCAAGGAGCATGCGCTGCGCCAGGTCGCGGCCGGTGTCGACATTCTGGTCGCGCAAGGCACCGAGGCTGGCGGCCATTGCGGCGAAGTCTCGACCATGGTGCTGGTGCCCGAGGTGATCAAGGCGGTCAGGAAGATCCACGACGTGCCGGTGCTCGCCGCCGGCGGCATCATGACCGGCAGCCAGATGGCGGCCTGCATGGCGATGGGCGCCGCCGGCGCCTGGACCGGCTCGGTGTGGCTTGCGACCGTGGAGTCGGAGACCTCGGAGATATTCCGCGAGAAGATGATCGCGGCCTCCTCGCGCGACGCCATCCGCTCGAAGGGCCGCACCGGCAAGCCGGCGCGGCAGCTCCGCTCGGTCTGGACCGACGCCTGGGACCGCTCGCCGGACAGCCCCGGCGCGCTGCCGATGCCGCTGCAAAGCATCATCAGCCGCGACGCCTTCAACGCCATCGACCGCGCCGCTGCCGCCGGCAACGAGAAGGCGCGCGATCTCGTCAGCTATTTCGTCGGCCAGGGCGTCGGCCTGGTCGACAGCGTGAAGTCGGCGGGCGCCGTGGTGCAGGAGTTCAAGGAAGATTTCGTCGAAGCCGTCGAGCACATGAACACGCTGGTGGCGGAGTAGCACAACAGCACAACCGTCATTGCGAGGAGCGAAGCGACGAAGCAATCCACCTCTCCCCGGGTCGAGATATGGATTGCTTCGCTTCGCTCGCAATGACGCCTAGAACAACTATCGAGCCCAATACCTCAGAGTGAAGCAACAAGAATGTCGAACAGCATCCCCGAAGACCGCATCCCCGTCATCGTCGGCGTCGGTGAGATCGTCGATCGTCCCAAGGACATCGCCGCAGGCCTCGAGCCGCTTGCCCTGCTGGAAGAGGCGCTGAAGCGCGCCGAGGCCGACAGCGGCGCCAAGCTGCTCCCCGACGTGCAATCGCTCGACGTCGTCAACTTCATGAGCTGGCGCTACCGCGACCCGGAGCAGCAGCTTGCGCAACGTCTCGGCATCGCACCCGCGCATCTTGGTTACGGTCCGATCAGCGGCGAAAGCCCGATCCGCTTTGTGCACGAGGCGGCGCTGCGCATCATGCGCGGCGAATGCAGCGTCGCCGCAGTCTGTGGTGCCGAGGCGCAGTCGACCGCGACGAAAGCGCAGCGCGCCGGCGTGGAGCTGCCCTGGACGCCGTTCGCACATGACGTCGAGGAGCCGAAACGCGGTGCCGCGTTCCAGAAGCCGATGGCCGTGACGCTCGGCGTGTTTAGGCCGATTACGGTCTATCCGCTCTATGAATCCGCAACATCTGCGCATTGGGGGCAGACCCCGCGCGAGGCGCTGAAGGAGTCCGGCGATCTGTGGTCGACCTATGCGCGCGTCGCGGCCTACAATCCGAACTCATGGCTCAAGAAGCGCTTCAGCGGCGAGCAGATCACGACGCCGACGCCGGACAACCGGATGATCGCCTGGCCCTACACAAAATTGATGGTGGCGAACCCGATGGTGAACATGGGCGGCGCGCTGATCCTGACCAGCCTCGCCAAGGCGCGTGCCGCCGGCGTGCCGGAAGACAAGCTGGTCTATCCGCTCGGCGGTGGCTACGCCGAAGAGCCGCGCGACTATCTGATCCGCGACCAGTTCGTCGAAAGCCACGCGCAGACCGCGGTGCTGAAGACTGTGATGGACCTCGTCGAAGGCGACGGCCGGAAGTTCGACGCGATCGAGCTCTATAGCTGCTTCCCCTGCGTGCCGAAGATGGCGCGCCGGACCCTGGGCCTGGGCCGCGACGTGCAGCCGACGGTGACCGGCGGCCTGACCTTCTTCGGTGCGCCGCTCGCCACCTACATGACGCATGCGGCTTGCGCGATGGTGCGTAAACTGAGAAACGGCGGGAAGCTCGGCTTGCTCTACGGCCAGGGCGGCTTCGTCACCAAGCACCACGGCCTCGTGTTGTCGCGCGTGGCGCCGAAGGCCGCGCTTGCGCAGGACATCAGCGTACAAGCGGAGGCCGACCGGCATCGCGGCACGGCGCCCCAATTCACGACCGAGGCCCGCGGCAAGGGCAAGGTCGAGGCCTTCACCGTGATCTATCGCGCCAATGGCGAGGTCGAGCACGGCGTCACCATGCTGCGCACCGAAGACGGAAGGCGCACGCTCGGCCGCATCCCGGCAAGCGACGCGGCGACGCTGACGCATCTGCAGGATATGGACCGCACGCCGGTCGGCACGCTCGGCGACATCGTCACGGCCGCTGACGGCATGTTGGAATGGAGGGTGGCGTAAGAACTCTTGCCGCGGGGGCGGTGCAAAAGTCCCTCGCCCCGCTCTTGCGGGGTCGAGACGAGCGAAGCTCGCTCTTAGTGCGTAGCCCGGATGGAGCGCTGCGCAATCCGGGATCACTCTGTCCGCTGATGGACCTGCCCCGGATTTCGCTTCGCTTCATCCGGGCTACGAAAGACTTACCCCTTCACATCCTGCTTTTCGGACGCCGTCGTTGGCTTGCTCTTGGCACCGGCACCGGTGACGCGGACACGATCGCCGTCGGCGAGGCCGTCCGGCGGAGCGGTGATGATGCGGTCGTCGGGCGCGAGGCCCGAGGCGATCTCGATCTCCTTGCCGAGGTCGCGGCCGATCTTGACGGTCTTGAACAGCACCTTGTCATCGGGGCTGACGGTTGCGACCCGCAGGCCGTTGCTGTTGAAGATCAGCGCGCTGGCGGGAATGCTGAGCGGCGCGGCCTCGCGCTGCAAATTGAGCTTCACGCTGGCATAGCTGCCCGGCATCAGCTCGCCGGAGGAATTGTCGAGCCCGAGTTGCATCCGCGTGGTGCCGGAGGCGACATCGACCGCCTGCGAGGAGGCTTCCACCGTCGCTTGGAACGTGCGGTTCGGGTAATCCGGCATCACCAAGGAGGCCTTGGCGCCGATCTTGATCGCCGGAACGTAGTTCTGCGGCACGTTGACGTAGACGCGCAGCTTGGTGATGTCCGAGATCGTGAACATCGCGGGACCCGAGTTGCCGCCGGCGTTGATCAGCGCGCCGACGTCGGTGTCGCGCGAGGTCACCACGCCGTCGAACGGCGCCGTGATCTTCTTGTAGCCGGCGAGCGCTTCCAGCCGCTCGACATTGGCCTGGCCGGACCTGACCGCACCGTTCTTGTTGGAGAGGTCGGCGGTGCGCTCGTCGATCTCCTGGGCGGAGACGAAGTTCGAGGCGACCAGCGTCTTGCGCCGGGTCAGCGTCGCCTCGGAGAGCTTGGCGGAGGCCTGGGCGCTGGCGAGATCGGCGCGCGCCTGCAGCAATTGCTGGTCGAGGTCGGGCGCCTCGATCTCGGCGATCACCTGGCCGGCCTTGACGCGGGCGCCGATGTCGGCGTCCCAGTTCTTGAGATAGCCGGACACCCGGGCGAAGATCGGTGCACGGGAATAGGCCTCGAGCCGGCCCGGCAGGTCGATCGTGGGGCTCAGCGCCTTGGCGTTCGGCAGCGCCACGGCGACGGTCGGAATGGCCTGGTCGTCGGTCCATTCCTTCAGCCTTGTGTCCTGCTCCTCACGGGCGCGGATGCCGGTGCCGACGATCAGCCCGGCGCCGACCAGTGCAACCACGCCGAATATGCCCAATTTCCGGCGAGACACCGGTGGGCGCTGTTCAGTGGGCTGCATGCGGAATCTCCGATGAGGCGACGGCTTTGGCGCCTTGCTTCTTGTGTACCATACTGAATACCACGGGAACGAACATCAGCGTCGCGAAGGTTGCAAAGATCAGGCCGCCGATCACGGCGCGGCCGAGCGGCGCGTTCTGCTCGCCGCCCTCGCCGAGCCCCAGCGCCATCGGCGCCATGCCGATGATCATGGCGAGCGCGGTCATCAGCACCGGGCGGAAGCGGACAAATCCGGCCTCCAGTGCGGCCGCGACGGGATCGCCAAGTTCCTCATAGCGCTCGCGGGCAAAGCTGATCACGAGCACGCTGTTGGCGGTCGCGACGCCCATGCACATGATGGCGCCGGTGAGCGCCGGAACCGACAGCGTGGTCTGGGTCGTGAACAGCATCCAGACAATGCCGGCAAGTGCAGCGGGCAGCGCCGTGATGATCACAAACGGATCCGACCAGGACTGGAAGTTCACCACGATCAGGAAATAGATCAAGACGACCGCGCCGAGCAGGCCGAACAGCAGGCCGGTGAAGGCCGAGTTCATGGTCTGCACCTGGCCGAGCAGCACCACCGAAGAGCCCTTCGGCACTTCCTTTGCGGTGTCGGCAATCAGCTGGCGCACGTCGGTCGCGACGCCGCCGAGATCGCGGCCTTGCGTCGTGGCGTAGATCTGCACCAGCGACTGGATGTCATATTGCGACACCACCGCGCTCGAGGTCGCGCGCTTGATGTCGGCGATACCCCCGAGGATCGGCGCCTGGGTGTTGCCGGTCGCGGTGATCGGCAGCGTCTGCAGCGCGCTCAGCGAGTCGATCTGGTATTGCGGCGTCTGCATCACGATCGAATAGGACACGCCGTTATCGGGATTGAGATAGTAGGTCGGCGCGACCTGCGAGGAGCCGGCGAGGTTGACGACCAGCGAGTTGGTGACGTCGCGTTCGGTCAGGCCGACATATTGCGCGCGGGTGCGGTCGACATCGATATTGAAGGTCGGATTGTTCGGCGACTGCTGGATCCGCGCGTCGGCGATGCCGGGGATGCGCTTGATCTTGGCTAGCAGCTTGTTGGCGTAGGCGAAGTTGGCGTCGAGATTGGCGCCGCGGATTTGCAAATCGATCGGCGCCGGCGCGCCGAAGTTCAGAATCTGGCTGACGATGTCGGCGGGCAGGAACGCGAAGCTGGTGCCCGGAAACAGCCGCGGCAATTGCTCACGCAGCGCGCGGACATGCTGCTCGGTCGGCTTGTGGCCTTCCTTCAAGCGGATCTGGATGTCGCCGTCCTGCGGACCGATCACGCCGGTGTTGTTGTAGGTCATGTTGATGCCGGAGATCGGCATGCCGATGTTGTCGGTCATGGTCTCGATCTCGCCGGGGACCAGCTTGCGGATCGCCTTCTGGATGTCGGCGAGCTGGTTGGCGGTCTCCTCGACGCGGGTGCCGACCTGGGTGCGGACATGCATCAGGATGTTGCCGGCATCGACCGACGGAAAGAAGTTGCGCCCCAGGAACGGCACCAGCACGAACGACGCGGCGACCACCGCGAGGAAGCCGCCGACGAACACCTTGCGGTGGCCGAGCGCCATCTCGAGCAAACCGCGATAGCCGCCACGGATGCGCTCGAACCGCGCCTCGAAGCCGCGCTGGAACCAGACCAGGGGATTGCGCGACTTCGGCGGCGCGCCCTCGTGATGGACATGCGCCTGCAGCAAATAGTTCGCCATGGTCGGCACCAAGGTGCGCGACAGGATGAACGACCAGATCATCGCGAACATGACGGCTTCGGCCATCGGCACGAACAGGAAGCGCGCCACGCCGGTCAGAAAGAACATCGGCACGAACACGATGCAGATACAGAGCAGCGAGACGAAGGCCGGCGTCACGATCTGGTTGGCGCCGTCGAGGATCGACTGCTCGACCGGCTTGCCCTGCTCGAGATGGTAGTTGATGTTCTCGATCGTCACCGTGGCGTCGTCGACCAGGATGCCGACCGCGAGCGCAAGGCCGCCGAGCGTCATGATGTTCAGCGTCTCGCCGATCAGGGACAGCATGATGATGGCCCCGAGCACCGACAGCGGGATCGACACCGCGATGATGACGGTCGAGCGCCAGCTGCCGAGGAACAACAGGATCATCACGCTGGTGAGCAGCGCGGCGATCACGCCTTCGAAAGCGACGCCGGTGATCGCACCGCGGACGAACACCGACTGGTCGCCGATGAAGCCGATCTTGAGCGCATCCGGCATCTGGTCCTTGACGTCGATCACCTTCTGCTTGATGCCGGAGATGATATCGAGCGTCGAGGTGGCGCCGGCCTTCAGCACCATCATCAGCACCGAACGGTTGCCGTCGACATGGACGATGTTGGTCTGCGGCGGGTTGCCGTCGCGGACGGTGGCGACGTCACGCACATAGACCATTGCGCCGTTGACCTGCTTGATCGGCAGGTCGCCGAGTTCCTCCATCCGGAGCGGCGAGTTGTTCAGGTTTACGGTGTATTCGAAATTGCCGATCTTCTGCGTGCCGACCGGCGTGATCAGGTTTTGTGCCGCGAGCGTGTTGGCGACATCCTGGCCCGAGAGGCCGCGCGCCTGCAGCGCTGTCGAATTGAGATCGATCTGGACCTGACGCTGCTTGCCGCCGAACGGATACGGGATCGCGGCGCCAGGCACTGTGACCAGCGGCGTGCGCAGCTGGTTGATGCCGATATCGGCGAGGTTCTGCTCGGTCAGGCCTTCGCCCGACAATGCGACCTGGATGATCGGAACCGTCGAGGCGCTGTAGTTGAGGATCAGCGGCGGCGTCGCGCCCGGCGGCATCTGCTTGAGCAGGGTCTGCGAAATCGCGGTGACCTGCGCGTTGGCGGTGCGGATGTCGACGTTGGGCTGGAAGAAGATCTTGATGATGCCGAACCCGTTATACGAGTTGGCGGTGATGTGCTCGATGTCGTTGACCGTCGTGGTCAGCGCGCGCTGGAACGGCGAAGTAATGCGGCCGGCCATCTGGTCGGGCGGCAGACCGGTGTACTGCCAGACCACGCCGATCACGGGGATACGGATGTCGGGAAAGATGTCGGTCGGCGTGCGCAGCGCCGCCAGCGGTCCGATGATCAAGAGCAGGATCGCGAGCACGACGAAAGTATATGGCCGGCTCAGCGCGATACGGACCAGTGCGATCATAAAAGCAGCATTCCCGAAATGAAGCCCGCCCCGGGCAGCGGAATCGACATTGCAAAAGCCGTTCCGCAGCGGCCGATTTACCCGATGACGGGCAAAACGCCAACCGGCGGAGCCGCGGCGGCCTTCACTTCCTTGGCATAGTACGTGAAGCCGTGCGCTCCGATCGGCTACGCCGGACGCGGTGCCGCCGATCGCGCTCGCATCATCGTCAAAAAAGAGACGGCTCTGCTGCGAATATGCGCTGGCCGAGCACGCCGTTTCGGCCGTCACGAGGCTAACGCATCGCTGCTCTGCGAAAATGTAGAGCGTGGTGAGCCGGCTGGCTCACCACGGCGGGATCGGTTGCCCCGACAACGATGTCTGTACGGCCGAGCCGGCGGCGCCGGATCAGGCGGCGCGGACGGCGTTGAGGAACTTGCCGACTTCGAGCTTGAGGCGGCTGCTGTCGCCCGAGAGCGACTGCGCCGCCGACAGCACCTGGGTCGACGCCGAGCCGGTCTCATTGGCGCCGTGCTGCACGTCGGTAATGTTGGCCGAGACCTGTTGGGTCCCTTGCGCCGCCTGCTGCACGTTTCGGGATATTTCTTGCGTCGCCGCGCCCTGCTCCTCGATCGCGGCGGCAATGGCGGACGAGATCTCCGACAGCCGCTCGATGGTCGAGCCGATGGCGCGGATCGCGGTCACGGAGTCTTCGGTCGCAGCCTGGATGCCGGAAACCTGCTGACCGATCTCTCCGGTCGCCTTTGCGGTCTGCTCCGCGAGTGCCTTCACCTCCGAGGCCACCACCGCGAAGCCACGTCCGGCATCGCCGGCGCGCGCCGCCTCGATGGTGGCGTTCAGCGCCAGCAGATTGGTCTGGCCGGCGATGGTGTTGATCAACTCGACGACGTCGCCGATCCGGGCGGCAGCCTTCGACAGCTCCCCGACCCGGTCATTGGTCGCACGGGCCTGGTTGACGGCGTCGCCCGCCATC
Protein-coding sequences here:
- a CDS encoding acyl-CoA dehydrogenase family protein, with the protein product MKHAYVPRTTNYTLNPGDELNDLRMSEKVRPLYDHVKQFIRDTVDPMSVEFYRAGEKKTDRWSFTAEQLAILQKAKDKAKEVGLWNFFLPDAETGDGLNNLDYAYIAAELGKSPLASETMNCSAPDTGNMEVLERVGTKAQKEKWLKPLLNGEIRSAYAMTEPNVASSDAKNISTTAKLVGDEWVINGEKYYISGAGDPRCKIMIVMVKTNPDAAPSKQQSQILVPIDTPGVEILGPMHVFGHDHAPRGHMHLRFNNVKVPKENMLLGEGRGFEISQVRLGPGRIHHCMRTIGKAEKALDMMVQRGLTREAFGKKIAHLGGNMQIIAQARCEIEAMRLMVLKAAKAMDVLGNKEARVWVSMVKAMVPERACKVIDQAIQMHGATGISQWSPLGEMYQDVRHLRFADGPDEVHWMVVGRHELSMT
- a CDS encoding flavin reductase family protein; translated protein: MEYAASDLTQRERYKVLTSFVLPRPIAWVTSQNADGVVNGAPFSFFNVFCEDPPLCMFAVNRRPDGREKDTMINIQRLGEFVVNLTDEPLARAMHETSGDFPPEIGEPDYLGLKLAPSSRIAVPRLADAPFAMECKTWKLIDVNGDRQLIMGEGIHFHIRDELWDRDAMRVHMERYHPIGRMFADRYCRTDDRVVFPAPEGARKK
- a CDS encoding GNAT family N-acetyltransferase gives rise to the protein MSEAFRDNPAQSRFELDVDGTTAFVVYRKTPDTITLVHTVVPPELGGRGIGSKLARATLDAVRAQNIKLVVKCEFIQGFMKKHPEYDDLLG
- the yghU gene encoding glutathione-dependent disulfide-bond oxidoreductase yields the protein MSDTSAYEPPKVWTWNKESGGRFASINRPIAGPTHDKELPVGRHPLQLYSLATPNGVKVTVMLEELLAAGHKGAEYDAWLIKIDGNQFGSGFVAVNPNSKIPALMDRSGPEPIRVFESGSILVYLAEKFGAFLPSDVKTRAETFSWLFWQMGSAPYLGGGFGHFYAYAPTKIEYAIDRFAMEVKRQLDVLDRRLADNEYLAGDVYTIADMAVWPWYGSLAKGLLYGGGEFLSVQDYKNVQRWTDAIAARPAVKRGRMVNRTWGEPSSQLQERHDAGDFETRTQDKIGDQAAS
- a CDS encoding nitronate monooxygenase, whose translation is MKSPICDMLGIEFPLLAFSHCRDVVAAVSRAGGFGVFGATRYLPETLEQELKWIDDHVDGKPYGIDVLIPENISTAGEKNVTWKSLEKRVSQEHRDFTRNLLKKYNIELTAQSVADNQPQPFDAETALQLLEVSFRHPIRLIANALGVPPKAMIEMGRKHGVPVAALVGSKEHALRQVAAGVDILVAQGTEAGGHCGEVSTMVLVPEVIKAVRKIHDVPVLAAGGIMTGSQMAACMAMGAAGAWTGSVWLATVESETSEIFREKMIAASSRDAIRSKGRTGKPARQLRSVWTDAWDRSPDSPGALPMPLQSIISRDAFNAIDRAAAAGNEKARDLVSYFVGQGVGLVDSVKSAGAVVQEFKEDFVEAVEHMNTLVAE
- a CDS encoding acetyl-CoA acetyltransferase; the encoded protein is MSNSIPEDRIPVIVGVGEIVDRPKDIAAGLEPLALLEEALKRAEADSGAKLLPDVQSLDVVNFMSWRYRDPEQQLAQRLGIAPAHLGYGPISGESPIRFVHEAALRIMRGECSVAAVCGAEAQSTATKAQRAGVELPWTPFAHDVEEPKRGAAFQKPMAVTLGVFRPITVYPLYESATSAHWGQTPREALKESGDLWSTYARVAAYNPNSWLKKRFSGEQITTPTPDNRMIAWPYTKLMVANPMVNMGGALILTSLAKARAAGVPEDKLVYPLGGGYAEEPRDYLIRDQFVESHAQTAVLKTVMDLVEGDGRKFDAIELYSCFPCVPKMARRTLGLGRDVQPTVTGGLTFFGAPLATYMTHAACAMVRKLRNGGKLGLLYGQGGFVTKHHGLVLSRVAPKAALAQDISVQAEADRHRGTAPQFTTEARGKGKVEAFTVIYRANGEVEHGVTMLRTEDGRRTLGRIPASDAATLTHLQDMDRTPVGTLGDIVTAADGMLEWRVA
- a CDS encoding efflux RND transporter periplasmic adaptor subunit — translated: MQPTEQRPPVSRRKLGIFGVVALVGAGLIVGTGIRAREEQDTRLKEWTDDQAIPTVAVALPNAKALSPTIDLPGRLEAYSRAPIFARVSGYLKNWDADIGARVKAGQVIAEIEAPDLDQQLLQARADLASAQASAKLSEATLTRRKTLVASNFVSAQEIDERTADLSNKNGAVRSGQANVERLEALAGYKKITAPFDGVVTSRDTDVGALINAGGNSGPAMFTISDITKLRVYVNVPQNYVPAIKIGAKASLVMPDYPNRTFQATVEASSQAVDVASGTTRMQLGLDNSSGELMPGSYASVKLNLQREAAPLSIPASALIFNSNGLRVATVSPDDKVLFKTVKIGRDLGKEIEIASGLAPDDRIITAPPDGLADGDRVRVTGAGAKSKPTTASEKQDVKG
- a CDS encoding efflux RND transporter permease subunit, with product MIALVRIALSRPYTFVVLAILLLIIGPLAALRTPTDIFPDIRIPVIGVVWQYTGLPPDQMAGRITSPFQRALTTTVNDIEHITANSYNGFGIIKIFFQPNVDIRTANAQVTAISQTLLKQMPPGATPPLILNYSASTVPIIQVALSGEGLTEQNLADIGINQLRTPLVTVPGAAIPYPFGGKQRQVQIDLNSTALQARGLSGQDVANTLAAQNLITPVGTQKIGNFEYTVNLNNSPLRMEELGDLPIKQVNGAMVYVRDVATVRDGNPPQTNIVHVDGNRSVLMMVLKAGATSTLDIISGIKQKVIDVKDQMPDALKIGFIGDQSVFVRGAITGVAFEGVIAALLTSVMILLFLGSWRSTVIIAVSIPLSVLGAIIMLSLIGETLNIMTLGGLALAVGILVDDATVTIENINYHLEQGKPVEQSILDGANQIVTPAFVSLLCICIVFVPMFFLTGVARFLFVPMAEAVMFAMIWSFILSRTLVPTMANYLLQAHVHHEGAPPKSRNPLVWFQRGFEARFERIRGGYRGLLEMALGHRKVFVGGFLAVVAASFVLVPFLGRNFFPSVDAGNILMHVRTQVGTRVEETANQLADIQKAIRKLVPGEIETMTDNIGMPISGINMTYNNTGVIGPQDGDIQIRLKEGHKPTEQHVRALREQLPRLFPGTSFAFLPADIVSQILNFGAPAPIDLQIRGANLDANFAYANKLLAKIKRIPGIADARIQQSPNNPTFNIDVDRTRAQYVGLTERDVTNSLVVNLAGSSQVAPTYYLNPDNGVSYSIVMQTPQYQIDSLSALQTLPITATGNTQAPILGGIADIKRATSSAVVSQYDIQSLVQIYATTQGRDLGGVATDVRQLIADTAKEVPKGSSVVLLGQVQTMNSAFTGLLFGLLGAVVLIYFLIVVNFQSWSDPFVIITALPAALAGIVWMLFTTQTTLSVPALTGAIMCMGVATANSVLVISFARERYEELGDPVAAALEAGFVRFRPVLMTALAMIIGMAPMALGLGEGGEQNAPLGRAVIGGLIFATFATLMFVPVVFSMVHKKQGAKAVASSEIPHAAH